Proteins co-encoded in one Kribbella qitaiheensis genomic window:
- the folB gene encoding dihydroneopterin aldolase codes for MSGPELPPDVIEIRGIRGFGRHGVFDHERADGQEFVVDVRLELDTRPAAASDDLADTVNYGVVAEKVHAAIETDPVDLIETLAQRIADLCLADKRVTAAAVTIHKPSAPIKVPFDDVVLTVQRRAGESS; via the coding sequence ATGAGCGGTCCCGAGCTGCCTCCTGACGTGATCGAGATCCGCGGCATCCGTGGCTTCGGCCGGCACGGCGTGTTCGACCACGAACGGGCCGACGGGCAGGAGTTCGTCGTCGACGTCCGGCTCGAGCTGGACACCCGGCCCGCGGCGGCGTCGGACGACCTGGCCGACACGGTCAACTACGGAGTCGTCGCCGAGAAGGTGCACGCCGCCATCGAGACCGACCCCGTCGACCTGATTGAGACACTGGCCCAACGGATCGCGGATCTGTGCCTCGCCGACAAGCGGGTGACAGCAGCCGCGGTGACCATCCACAAACCCTCGGCGCCGATCAAGGTGCCGTTCGACGACGTTGTCCTGACCGTGCAGCGCAGAGCCGGAGAATCCTCGTGA
- a CDS encoding nuclear transport factor 2 family protein — MTEEQKPAGRGRGVTAETVVMNANTAFYNAFEAGDLDLMAAVWLPEPDPVCIHPGNAAIYGYSEMMRAWAMIFANTPYIQFFLTDVQVRVDEDVAYVTCTENVLSSGEGAPEEGFAGGKALATNVFRRTSSGWRLWIHHASPVLSSGGPLEEAE; from the coding sequence ATGACGGAAGAGCAGAAGCCGGCCGGTCGTGGGCGCGGTGTCACCGCGGAGACCGTGGTGATGAACGCCAACACCGCGTTCTACAACGCCTTCGAGGCGGGCGACCTGGATCTGATGGCGGCGGTCTGGCTGCCGGAGCCGGATCCGGTCTGCATCCATCCGGGCAACGCGGCGATCTACGGCTATAGCGAGATGATGCGGGCATGGGCGATGATCTTCGCCAACACGCCGTACATCCAGTTCTTCCTCACCGACGTACAGGTAAGAGTCGATGAAGACGTGGCCTACGTCACGTGTACGGAAAATGTCCTCTCGTCCGGTGAAGGTGCGCCGGAGGAGGGTTTCGCGGGGGGAAAGGCGCTGGCCACGAACGTCTTCCGGAGAACTTCTTCCGGCTGGCGGTTGTGGATCCACCACGCGTCCCCGGTACTGTCGTCTGGGGGTCCACTGGAGGAGGCGGAATGA
- the folP gene encoding dihydropteroate synthase, protein MGVVNVTPDSFSDGGEWFEPAAAIKHGRELLAEGADLLDVGGESTRPGAVRPAPAEEIRRVLPVIETLAAEGALISIDTMRADVAALALDAGAVMVNDVSGGQADAEMLGLVAQRGTPYVCMHWRGHSVDMQNRAEYDDVVAEVIAELAERVEAIRAAGVDLGRVALDPGLGFAKNADHNWEVLRRLREFGVLGLPLLIGASRKAFLGRLLADEETGEPRPAVRRDDASAAVSTLAAVAGAWCVRAHAVAPSADAVRVARRWGGV, encoded by the coding sequence ATGGGTGTCGTCAACGTGACCCCCGACTCGTTCTCCGACGGCGGCGAGTGGTTCGAACCGGCCGCCGCGATCAAGCACGGCCGGGAGTTGCTCGCCGAAGGCGCCGATCTGCTCGACGTCGGCGGTGAGTCCACCCGGCCGGGCGCGGTTCGTCCCGCCCCCGCCGAGGAGATCCGCCGGGTGCTGCCGGTGATCGAGACACTGGCGGCCGAAGGCGCGCTGATCTCGATCGACACGATGCGCGCCGATGTGGCTGCCCTCGCGCTCGACGCGGGCGCCGTGATGGTGAACGACGTCTCCGGTGGCCAGGCCGATGCCGAGATGCTCGGGCTGGTGGCGCAGCGCGGTACGCCGTACGTGTGTATGCACTGGCGCGGGCACTCGGTCGACATGCAGAACCGCGCCGAGTACGACGACGTGGTGGCCGAGGTGATTGCCGAGCTCGCGGAGCGGGTAGAAGCGATCCGCGCGGCCGGGGTCGACCTCGGCCGGGTGGCGCTGGACCCGGGGCTGGGTTTTGCGAAGAACGCGGACCACAACTGGGAGGTGCTGCGCCGGCTGCGGGAATTCGGCGTACTGGGCCTGCCGTTGCTGATCGGTGCGTCCCGCAAGGCGTTCCTCGGTAGGCTGCTCGCCGACGAGGAGACCGGCGAGCCGAGACCGGCCGTACGGCGAGACGACGCCAGTGCGGCTGTCTCCACTCTCGCCGCAGTGGCGGGCGCCTGGTGTGTCAGGGCGCACGCGGTGGCGCCGAGTGCGGATGCGGTCCGGGTGGCCCGCAGGTGGGGAGGGGTATGA
- a CDS encoding S1 family peptidase, whose amino-acid sequence MTLSSRSPTRRPPPRFARAGAIPKLVRYTASQLFSVQGELDHLATGSSAGQVRSWYVDPLTGTVVVTVPSGARDLITKRFLRAAEQNGAMVTVRRSQGKVTLAEGEFGLLGGLQVDKNTGYTCSLGFNATTEKGQHIFLTAGHCTSGKPSWSRNGYILGDTMTSSFPGNDFGTVSVIDGWEQQGRVERWGSEDVVVRGTASPTVGSAVCKSGKSTKWTCGRIVARNVTVNYGNNRVVRGLFQHTACVEAGDSGGANMSGDYAQGITSGAALVSGQCLAKYGQQNESYSQPIGEALSASGASLVLG is encoded by the coding sequence GTGACCTTGTCGTCGCGGTCTCCGACCAGGCGACCGCCGCCGCGGTTCGCGCGGGCCGGCGCGATCCCCAAACTGGTCCGCTACACCGCCAGTCAGCTGTTCTCGGTGCAGGGCGAGCTGGACCACCTGGCAACCGGCTCAAGCGCCGGTCAGGTCAGGTCCTGGTACGTCGACCCGCTCACCGGGACGGTCGTCGTCACGGTGCCCTCCGGAGCCCGTGACCTGATCACCAAGCGGTTCCTGCGCGCGGCCGAGCAGAACGGCGCCATGGTGACCGTCCGGCGGTCCCAGGGCAAGGTGACCCTCGCCGAGGGCGAGTTCGGGCTCCTGGGCGGCCTCCAGGTGGACAAGAACACCGGTTACACCTGCTCGCTGGGCTTCAATGCCACCACCGAGAAGGGCCAGCACATCTTCCTCACCGCGGGGCACTGCACCAGCGGTAAGCCGTCCTGGTCGCGCAACGGCTACATCCTCGGCGACACCATGACCTCGAGTTTCCCGGGCAACGACTTCGGCACGGTCAGCGTGATCGACGGCTGGGAGCAGCAGGGCCGGGTCGAGCGCTGGGGCAGCGAAGACGTCGTAGTACGGGGTACTGCGAGCCCGACCGTCGGCTCGGCCGTCTGCAAGTCCGGCAAGAGCACCAAGTGGACCTGCGGCCGGATCGTGGCCCGGAACGTCACCGTGAACTACGGGAACAACAGGGTTGTCAGGGGCCTGTTCCAGCACACCGCCTGCGTCGAGGCCGGCGATTCCGGTGGTGCCAACATGTCCGGCGACTACGCGCAGGGAATCACCAGCGGTGCCGCTCTGGTCAGCGGCCAGTGCCTGGCGAAATACGGTCAGCAGAACGAGTCGTACAGCCAACCGATCGGTGAGGCGCTGTCCGCTAGCGGCGCCTCATTGGTACTGGGTTAG
- the folE gene encoding GTP cyclohydrolase I FolE, with translation MTAPEFDHARAERAVRELLIAIGEDPDREGLRETPARVARSYAEIAAGLGQRAEDVLTTTFDLGHDELILVKDIEVWSICEHHLVPFTGVAHVGYIPGLDGRITGLSKLARLVDVYAKRPQVQERLTTQVAESLLELLKPRGVIVVIECEHLCMTMRGVRKAGAKTITSAVRGQLRDPVTRAEAMSLIVG, from the coding sequence GTGACCGCGCCGGAATTCGACCATGCCCGGGCCGAACGGGCCGTCCGCGAATTGCTGATCGCGATCGGTGAGGATCCCGACCGCGAGGGGCTGCGCGAGACCCCGGCCCGGGTGGCCCGCTCGTACGCCGAGATCGCGGCCGGTCTGGGCCAGCGGGCCGAGGACGTCCTGACCACCACCTTCGACCTCGGCCACGACGAGCTGATCCTGGTCAAGGACATCGAGGTCTGGTCGATCTGTGAACATCATCTGGTGCCCTTCACCGGGGTGGCCCACGTCGGCTACATCCCGGGCCTGGACGGGCGGATCACCGGCCTGTCCAAGCTGGCCCGGCTTGTCGACGTCTACGCGAAACGCCCGCAGGTCCAGGAACGGCTGACCACCCAGGTCGCGGAGTCCCTGCTGGAGTTGCTGAAGCCGCGCGGGGTGATCGTGGTGATCGAGTGCGAACACCTCTGTATGACGATGCGCGGCGTCCGCAAGGCCGGCGCGAAGACGATCACCTCGGCCGTTCGCGGCCAGCTCCGCGACCCGGTCACGCGGGCCGAGGCGATGAGTCTGATCGTCGGCTGA
- the hpt gene encoding hypoxanthine phosphoribosyltransferase encodes MDAADIEKDLAQIHFTEEQIQAKLKELAARIEQDYEGKDLLIIGVLRGAVMVMADLARSFSRHVEMDWMAISSYGSGTKSSGVVRIQKDLDTDITNRHVLIVEDIIDTGLTLTWLVSNLQSRKPASLEICTAFRKPDAAKMSVPVKYVGLELPDEFVVGYGLDYAEKYRNLRCVATLAPHVYS; translated from the coding sequence GTGGATGCGGCGGACATCGAGAAAGACCTGGCCCAGATTCATTTCACCGAGGAGCAGATCCAGGCGAAGCTGAAGGAACTGGCCGCCCGGATCGAGCAGGACTACGAGGGCAAGGACCTGCTGATCATCGGCGTCCTGCGCGGCGCGGTGATGGTGATGGCCGATCTGGCCCGCTCGTTCAGCCGGCACGTGGAGATGGACTGGATGGCGATCTCCTCTTACGGCTCCGGAACGAAGTCTTCCGGGGTGGTCCGGATCCAGAAGGACCTGGACACCGACATCACCAACCGGCACGTGCTGATCGTCGAGGACATCATCGACACCGGCCTGACGCTGACCTGGCTGGTCAGCAACCTGCAGTCCCGCAAGCCCGCCTCGCTGGAGATCTGTACGGCGTTCCGCAAGCCGGACGCCGCGAAGATGTCGGTGCCGGTGAAGTACGTCGGCCTCGAGTTGCCGGACGAGTTCGTGGTCGGCTACGGCCTGGACTACGCGGAGAAGTACCGCAACCTGCGCTGCGTTGCCACCCTCGCCCCACACGTCTACTCCTGA
- the tilS gene encoding tRNA lysidine(34) synthetase TilS gives MPGSADSTAEYRGKLHPSVARVREAVRTALAGLPQATTVLVACSGGADSLALAAATAFEAPKLGLRAGAVIVDHGLQAKSGDVAATAAEQCRSLGLEPVHVRAVEVGDEGGPEGAARTARYDALRDVANEVGADVVLLAHTRNDQAETVLLGLARGSGARSLAGMAPVVGILRRPFLELSRATTTAACLASGLQAWHDPHNDDPKYKRVRVRHEVLPVLEESLGPGVIEALARTAGLLRADADALDALAADLAETAVRRTDGEVLCDVGLLEGEPAAIRTRALRQAALEAGCRANDLTAGHIAAVDALVTDWRGQRWIDLPQGVRAVRRAGFIVLAPGVTP, from the coding sequence ATGCCTGGGTCAGCAGACTCCACGGCTGAGTACCGGGGCAAGCTGCACCCATCCGTCGCCCGGGTCCGGGAGGCTGTCCGTACTGCGCTGGCGGGGCTGCCGCAGGCGACCACAGTGCTGGTGGCCTGCTCTGGTGGCGCCGACTCGCTCGCACTCGCGGCAGCGACCGCCTTCGAGGCGCCGAAGCTCGGACTGCGAGCAGGCGCGGTCATCGTGGACCACGGACTCCAGGCCAAGTCCGGCGACGTGGCAGCGACCGCGGCCGAGCAGTGCAGGTCTTTAGGGCTCGAACCCGTGCACGTTCGCGCTGTAGAGGTCGGCGACGAGGGTGGGCCTGAGGGTGCCGCCAGGACCGCGCGATACGACGCGCTACGCGACGTAGCCAATGAGGTCGGCGCCGACGTCGTACTGCTCGCGCATACTCGCAACGACCAGGCAGAGACTGTCCTGCTCGGCCTCGCCCGGGGATCCGGGGCCCGCTCGCTGGCGGGGATGGCGCCCGTGGTCGGGATCCTGCGCAGACCCTTCCTGGAACTGTCCCGGGCGACCACTACGGCTGCTTGCCTGGCATCAGGGCTCCAAGCGTGGCACGACCCGCACAACGACGACCCGAAGTACAAGAGAGTGCGAGTGCGGCACGAGGTGCTCCCTGTGCTCGAGGAGTCGCTAGGGCCGGGTGTGATCGAGGCACTGGCCCGTACTGCGGGGTTGCTGCGGGCCGATGCGGACGCCCTGGACGCACTCGCGGCTGACCTCGCCGAGACCGCAGTACGGCGTACTGACGGCGAAGTGTTGTGTGATGTCGGACTCCTCGAGGGGGAGCCGGCAGCGATCCGGACCAGGGCGCTCCGGCAGGCGGCGCTGGAAGCTGGTTGCCGGGCCAACGACCTCACCGCGGGCCACATCGCGGCCGTCGACGCGCTGGTCACCGACTGGCGCGGACAACGCTGGATCGACCTGCCGCAAGGGGTCCGGGCGGTCCGGCGGGCCGGGTTCATCGTCTTGGCGCCTGGTGTGACACCCTGA
- a CDS encoding zinc-dependent metalloprotease — protein MSTAEGDTSADMVDWQLATGVARKLLRPGPAVSRAEADQVVAELRQFAVDSEQHVRDFTGLQATSATAPVVIVDRYGWVQANADGFKTVLRPLADKLREKQERTGGLSSAVGPRVTAIEAGALLAFLSSRVLGQFDPFYPSEPDPSRPHLTGRLLLVAPNVMHVESELGVVPRDFRLWVCLHEETHRVQFTAVPWLRDHLRSEIALFLDQAELDASAYAAMFREAVQRLGRSVKGEAELSLVDLMQSPEQRAVLDRLTAVMSLLEGHADFVMDGVGPSVIPTVDTIRSKFTSRRSGGNPVDQLLKRLLGLDAKMRQYQDGAAFVRRVVEQVGMEGFNRVWTGPNTLPTKNEIANPDAWVSRLHG, from the coding sequence ATGAGTACGGCGGAAGGCGATACCTCGGCTGACATGGTCGACTGGCAGTTGGCGACCGGGGTCGCCCGAAAGCTGCTCCGGCCCGGTCCGGCGGTCAGCCGGGCTGAGGCGGATCAGGTGGTGGCCGAGCTGCGGCAGTTCGCCGTGGACTCCGAGCAGCATGTGCGGGACTTCACCGGGCTGCAGGCCACCTCGGCCACAGCGCCCGTGGTGATCGTCGATCGGTACGGCTGGGTGCAGGCCAACGCCGACGGCTTCAAGACCGTACTGCGACCGCTCGCCGACAAGCTGCGCGAGAAGCAGGAGCGCACTGGTGGTCTGTCGTCAGCTGTAGGTCCCCGGGTGACCGCGATCGAGGCAGGCGCGCTGCTGGCGTTCCTGTCCTCTCGCGTGCTCGGCCAGTTCGACCCCTTCTACCCGTCCGAACCGGATCCCTCCCGACCGCACCTGACAGGCCGGCTGCTGCTGGTCGCGCCGAACGTGATGCATGTGGAGTCCGAGCTCGGCGTAGTACCGCGGGACTTCCGGCTCTGGGTGTGCCTGCACGAGGAGACCCACCGGGTGCAGTTCACCGCCGTGCCGTGGCTCCGGGATCACCTGCGCTCCGAGATCGCGCTCTTCCTCGACCAGGCCGAGTTGGACGCTTCGGCGTACGCGGCGATGTTCCGGGAAGCCGTGCAGCGGCTCGGCCGCTCGGTGAAGGGCGAGGCCGAGCTGAGCCTGGTCGACCTGATGCAGTCGCCGGAGCAGCGGGCCGTGCTGGACCGCCTGACCGCGGTCATGTCGCTGCTGGAAGGCCACGCCGACTTCGTGATGGACGGCGTCGGGCCGTCGGTGATCCCGACCGTCGACACCATCCGGTCCAAGTTCACCTCCCGCCGGTCGGGCGGCAACCCGGTGGACCAGTTGCTGAAGCGGCTGCTCGGCCTGGATGCCAAGATGCGGCAGTACCAGGACGGTGCCGCCTTCGTACGCCGGGTGGTCGAGCAGGTCGGCATGGAGGGCTTCAACCGCGTCTGGACCGGGCCGAACACGCTGCCGACCAAGAACGAGATCGCCAACCCGGATGCCTGGGTCAGCAGACTCCACGGCTGA
- the dacB gene encoding D-alanyl-D-alanine carboxypeptidase/D-alanyl-D-alanine endopeptidase, protein MARPPRAVFVTLAVMLTLPTALVGAAGAQAVPGRSQSGTGTTPAPLVLPPAKTEGVAPTSTGVQKALAAVMADSSLGKHHGVYVYDASRGKALASIGTAKPFVPASTMKLLTTISALATIGADHWFTTETVSPSRGSVILVGGGDPLLALRPTTEFPARATLQELATSTAQSLRSQGVASVTLGYDANLFTGPAANAKWEPNYVTEGIAARTSALWVNEGRVSPGMAKRAPSPALAAATAFAGLLRTAGIKVTGSFKPVDAPATADGLAQVRSASLGDIVEYINLHSDNDGAEVLLRQVGIATDNGGSYTGGVKGLRATLAKLGIDVTKAQIYDGSGLSRANQVPLEALAGAVRVAVTKPELRHLLSGLPIAGFTGSLEDRFAGPGSEPGTGIVRAKTGTLTGVHSLAGLARDRTGTILVFAVATDSAPPDKALAARAALDRITAILASCGCAG, encoded by the coding sequence GTGGCCCGTCCTCCCCGTGCGGTCTTCGTCACGCTTGCCGTGATGCTGACACTGCCGACCGCGCTCGTCGGAGCGGCAGGAGCGCAGGCTGTGCCCGGTCGGTCGCAGAGCGGAACCGGTACTACGCCCGCCCCATTGGTGCTGCCACCGGCGAAGACAGAGGGCGTCGCACCCACCTCCACCGGAGTACAGAAGGCCCTGGCGGCCGTAATGGCCGATTCGTCGCTCGGTAAGCATCACGGCGTGTACGTGTACGACGCCTCGCGCGGCAAGGCACTCGCGTCGATCGGTACGGCCAAGCCGTTCGTGCCCGCATCCACGATGAAGCTGCTGACCACCATCTCTGCGCTGGCCACGATCGGGGCGGACCACTGGTTCACCACGGAAACAGTCAGCCCGTCACGGGGCTCGGTGATCCTGGTCGGCGGCGGCGATCCGCTGCTGGCCCTACGACCGACCACGGAGTTCCCGGCGCGCGCCACGCTGCAGGAGCTGGCAACCAGTACCGCGCAGTCGCTGCGGTCGCAGGGTGTTGCCAGCGTGACACTCGGGTACGACGCCAACCTGTTCACCGGGCCGGCCGCGAACGCCAAGTGGGAGCCGAACTACGTCACCGAAGGGATCGCGGCCCGTACGTCGGCACTGTGGGTCAACGAGGGGCGCGTGTCGCCCGGGATGGCGAAGCGGGCTCCCTCGCCGGCACTAGCGGCCGCCACAGCATTCGCGGGGTTGCTGCGGACTGCCGGGATCAAGGTGACGGGCAGCTTCAAGCCGGTGGATGCACCGGCGACCGCTGACGGGCTGGCGCAGGTCCGGTCGGCTTCGCTCGGCGACATCGTCGAGTACATCAACCTGCACAGCGACAACGACGGCGCCGAGGTGCTGCTGCGGCAGGTAGGCATCGCAACCGACAACGGTGGTTCGTACACGGGCGGTGTGAAGGGCCTGCGGGCGACGCTGGCCAAGCTCGGCATCGACGTGACCAAGGCGCAGATCTACGACGGCAGTGGGCTGTCGCGCGCGAACCAGGTGCCGCTGGAGGCGCTGGCGGGCGCAGTACGGGTCGCGGTGACCAAGCCCGAGCTACGCCATCTGCTGAGCGGGCTGCCGATCGCAGGTTTCACCGGCAGCCTCGAAGACAGGTTCGCTGGTCCAGGCTCGGAGCCGGGGACCGGAATCGTGCGGGCGAAGACAGGGACGCTCACCGGAGTGCACTCGCTGGCCGGGCTGGCCCGGGATCGCACCGGGACCATCCTGGTCTTCGCGGTCGCCACCGACAGCGCACCGCCCGACAAGGCGCTGGCTGCCCGCGCCGCACTCGACCGCATCACGGCCATCCTTGCCAGCTGCGGCTGCGCGGGCTGA
- a CDS encoding inorganic diphosphatase, whose amino-acid sequence MEFDVFIEIPKGTRNKYELDHKTNRLRLDRTLFTATQYPSDYGFIEETLGQDGDPLDALVLLSEPTFPGCLIKARAIGMFRMTDEKGPDDKVLCVPAGDPRQEHLRDIHHVPEFDRLEIQHFFEVYKDLEPGKSVEGASWVGRADAEAEVRASFERLKTEGH is encoded by the coding sequence ATGGAGTTCGACGTCTTCATCGAGATCCCCAAGGGCACCCGCAACAAGTACGAGCTGGACCACAAGACGAACCGGCTACGGCTTGACCGCACCTTGTTCACGGCTACTCAGTACCCGTCCGACTACGGGTTCATCGAGGAGACCCTGGGCCAGGACGGCGACCCGCTGGACGCGCTCGTCCTGCTGAGCGAGCCGACCTTCCCCGGCTGCCTGATCAAGGCCCGGGCGATCGGCATGTTCCGGATGACCGACGAGAAGGGCCCGGACGACAAGGTCCTCTGTGTCCCCGCCGGTGACCCGCGCCAGGAGCACCTGCGCGACATCCACCACGTGCCGGAGTTCGACCGGCTCGAGATCCAGCACTTCTTCGAGGTCTACAAGGACCTGGAGCCGGGCAAGTCGGTCGAAGGCGCCTCCTGGGTCGGCCGCGCCGACGCCGAGGCCGAGGTCCGCGCCTCCTTCGAACGCCTGAAGACCGAAGGCCACTAG
- a CDS encoding class F sortase — protein MRVVIPAIGVDSALIRLGLKSNGGLQVPPNGFPAGWFTGGPTPGEKGPAVIAGHVRWSGRAGVFARLGGLQPGDKITVTRQNHSAAVFQVVRVKQYPKSTFPSAAVYGDLDHAGLRLITCGGLDYVSGKYEANLVVFADLTA, from the coding sequence GTGCGGGTTGTCATCCCCGCGATCGGGGTGGACTCGGCCCTCATCCGCCTCGGCCTGAAATCCAACGGTGGTCTACAGGTGCCGCCGAACGGCTTCCCGGCCGGCTGGTTCACCGGCGGGCCGACGCCGGGGGAGAAAGGCCCGGCCGTCATCGCCGGGCATGTCCGCTGGTCCGGCCGCGCGGGCGTCTTCGCCCGGCTCGGTGGCCTTCAGCCGGGGGACAAGATCACGGTTACCCGGCAGAACCACTCGGCGGCGGTGTTCCAGGTGGTAAGGGTCAAGCAGTATCCCAAGTCCACCTTCCCGAGCGCAGCGGTGTACGGCGATCTCGACCACGCGGGCCTGCGACTGATCACCTGCGGCGGACTCGACTACGTCTCCGGAAAGTACGAGGCCAACCTCGTGGTCTTCGCCGACCTGACGGCCTAG
- a CDS encoding ice-binding family protein, with protein sequence MKFSRYGPARGRWRLSVLAVAAAVAVSGGGLLATGRDAQAAAVVVPLGTAGSFVVLAGAGITNTGPTTLNGDIGSFPNPAISGTGTMTITGTNHAGDSVTQGAKDDLVTAYNVAAGESPPAPITDDLGGKTLTQGVYNSATSIGLTGTLTLDAEGDAGAVFVFQAGSTLTTASSSRVLLTNGARSCNVFWQIGSSATIGTATSFRGTILALTSITMQTGATSIGRMLARNGAVTLDTNTITRPRCRPTPPTSPPTSPPTSPPTSPPTSPPTSPPTSPPTSPPTTPPTSPPTSPPTTPPTSPPTSPPTTPPTSPPTSPPTSPPTSPPTSRPTTSPTPPQVTKTPQGPVGTGDGSGWSVWLVEPPVVPWFGWTTPAAS encoded by the coding sequence ATGAAATTCTCCAGGTACGGGCCGGCCCGAGGCCGATGGCGACTGAGCGTGCTGGCGGTCGCGGCAGCGGTCGCAGTCTCCGGGGGTGGATTGCTGGCCACCGGAAGGGACGCTCAGGCGGCCGCCGTGGTGGTGCCGTTGGGTACCGCCGGGAGCTTCGTGGTCCTCGCAGGGGCGGGGATCACCAACACCGGGCCGACCACGCTGAACGGCGACATCGGCAGCTTTCCCAATCCGGCGATCAGCGGTACCGGGACGATGACGATCACCGGCACGAACCACGCCGGCGACAGCGTCACCCAAGGGGCGAAAGACGACCTGGTCACGGCGTACAACGTCGCCGCGGGAGAGTCGCCGCCCGCACCGATCACGGACGACCTGGGTGGCAAGACCCTGACCCAAGGCGTCTACAACTCCGCCACCTCGATCGGGCTGACCGGCACACTCACCCTGGATGCCGAAGGCGACGCGGGCGCGGTCTTCGTCTTCCAGGCGGGTTCCACGCTCACCACGGCCTCCAGCAGCCGCGTCCTGCTGACCAACGGAGCCCGGTCCTGCAACGTGTTCTGGCAGATCGGCAGCTCCGCGACAATCGGCACCGCGACCAGCTTCCGCGGCACCATCCTGGCGTTGACCTCCATCACCATGCAGACCGGAGCCACGTCGATCGGCCGGATGCTGGCCCGCAACGGCGCCGTCACCCTGGACACGAACACGATCACCAGACCCCGCTGCCGCCCCACTCCGCCAACGAGCCCGCCGACGTCACCTCCGACGTCGCCGCCGACGTCACCTCCGACGAGCCCGCCGACGAGCCCGCCGACGTCCCCGCCGACGTCGCCTCCGACCACTCCTCCGACGAGCCCGCCGACGTCGCCGCCGACCACTCCGCCAACGAGCCCGCCGACGTCGCCGCCGACCACTCCTCCGACGAGCCCGCCGACCTCACCGCCGACGTCGCCGCCAACGAGCCCGCCGACATCACGACCTACGACCTCGCCCACGCCTCCGCAGGTCACCAAGACACCACAAGGTCCCGTCGGTACAGGTGATGGGTCCGGCTGGTCGGTCTGGCTGGTCGAGCCTCCGGTCGTCCCATGGTTCGGCTGGACGACGCCGGCCGCGTCATGA
- a CDS encoding LysR family transcriptional regulator encodes MELRQMRYYVAVAEELHFGRAATRLHISTPTLSQQIKQVEREIGTPLLIRHSRGVEITAAGEVFLDHATKTIAAAELALTETRRAAGLDEPELRLGLLNGVPGSLPKALESLASERFPGCKVTPIAGTTTEQLRRLSTGDVDLALIRIPVTLPPATDSAKLAEEELGVLLTATHPLADSTEITLDQLRDHELIWIQREAAPEFYDDAIERLGGPGLRISSTAMSHSQLRSALLVRPDAITLGSRRAADSEIVWRPIQGHPLIATYTAIWRTDSRNPVLRAMTVSPGLTTMRKHVVDL; translated from the coding sequence GTGGAGCTTCGGCAGATGCGGTACTACGTAGCCGTCGCCGAGGAACTCCATTTCGGGCGGGCGGCGACGCGGCTGCACATTTCCACCCCGACTCTCAGCCAGCAGATCAAGCAGGTCGAGCGCGAGATCGGCACCCCGCTGCTGATCAGACACAGTCGCGGGGTCGAGATCACCGCAGCGGGTGAGGTGTTCCTCGACCACGCCACCAAGACGATCGCCGCGGCGGAGCTCGCGCTCACCGAGACCCGCCGGGCGGCTGGACTCGACGAGCCAGAACTCCGCCTCGGACTTCTGAACGGAGTCCCGGGATCGTTGCCCAAAGCCCTCGAAAGCCTCGCATCAGAACGGTTTCCGGGATGCAAAGTCACCCCGATCGCCGGCACCACCACCGAGCAGCTGCGCCGGCTGAGCACCGGCGACGTCGACCTCGCACTGATCAGAATTCCCGTAACCTTGCCCCCGGCAACCGATTCGGCGAAGCTCGCGGAAGAGGAGCTCGGCGTGTTACTGACGGCAACCCACCCACTGGCCGACAGCACCGAGATCACCCTCGACCAACTCCGCGACCACGAGCTGATCTGGATCCAGCGTGAAGCCGCACCCGAGTTCTACGACGACGCCATCGAGCGCTTAGGCGGACCAGGACTGCGGATCAGCTCGACCGCAATGAGCCACTCCCAGCTCCGATCCGCGTTGCTCGTCCGCCCCGACGCGATCACCCTCGGATCCCGCCGCGCCGCGGACAGCGAGATCGTCTGGCGACCGATCCAAGGCCACCCTCTGATCGCCACCTACACAGCGATCTGGCGCACCGACAGCCGAAACCCGGTACTGCGGGCAATGACCGTTAGCCCCGGCCTCACGACCATGAGAAAACACGTCGTGGATCTCTGA